From Trichomycterus rosablanca isolate fTriRos1 chromosome 18, fTriRos1.hap1, whole genome shotgun sequence, the proteins below share one genomic window:
- the LOC134332202 gene encoding cytochrome c oxidase subunit 5B, mitochondrial, with protein MALRAAGRFCCSALYRANKSSHPAAAAALSRSFATGGGIPTDEQQATGLEKRILKSLKAGADPYSILKPKQYAGSKEDPHIVPSISNKRIVGCVCEEDNTAIVWFWLHEGEAQRCPSCGSHYKLVPHELPH; from the exons ATGGCGCTGAGAGCTGCTGGTCGCTTTTGCTGCTCCGCTCTGTATAGAGCTAATAAATCTTCTCatccagctgctgctgctgcactgAGTCGCTCATTCGCCACAGGAGGGG GAATTCCCACAGATGAGCAGCAGGCTACCGGACTGGAGAAGCGCATCCTGAAATCCCTGAAAGCTGGAGCG GATCCGTACAGCATACTGAAGCCGAAGCAGTACGCCGGTTCTAAAGAAGATCCACACATCGTTCCCTCCATCAGCAACAAGAGGATCGTCGGCTGTGTGT gtgaagAGGATAACACAGCGATCGTCTGGTTCTGGCTGCATGAAGGTGAAGCTCAGCGCTGCCCATCCTGTGGTTCTCATTACAAACTGGTTCCTCATGAACTTCCTCACTGA